The following proteins are co-located in the Camarhynchus parvulus chromosome 19, STF_HiC, whole genome shotgun sequence genome:
- the IFT20 gene encoding intraflagellar transport protein 20 homolog, whose amino-acid sequence MAQAALGAAGLHFDELNKLRVLEPEVAAQTAQLREQCRAFVDKTAEFQNIVGSLIELVDQLAKAVESEKMKAIGARNLLKSIAKQREAQEQQLQALIAEKKMQLERYRIEYETLCKIEADQNEFIDQFIFQK is encoded by the exons ATGGCGCAGGCGGCGCTGGGCGCGGCGGGGCTGCACTTTGACGAGCTGAACAAGCTGCGGGTGCTGGAGCCCGAGGTGGCGGCGCAGACGGCGCAGCTCCGCGAGCAGTGCCGGGCCTTCGTGGACA aaacagcagaatttcagaACATAGTGGGCAGCTTGATTGAGCTCGTTGACCAGCTGGCCAAAGCTGTAGAAAGTGAGAAGATGAAG gCCATTGGGGCACGGAACCTGCTGAAGTCGATTGCAAAGCAGAGAgaggctcaggagcagcagctccaggctttgATAGCTGAGAAAAAGATGCAGCTGGAAAG GTACCGGATCGAGTACGAGACCCTCTGCAAAATCGAAGCGGACCAGAACGAATTCATCGACCAGTTCATCTTCCAGAAATAG
- the TNFAIP1 gene encoding BTB/POZ domain-containing adapter for CUL3-mediated RhoA degradation protein 2 translates to MSGDTCLGSALCPAAGHKPKAGGLKGGSLGNKYVRLNVGGSLYYTTVQVLTRHDTMLKAMFSGRMEVLTDKEGWILIDRCGKHFGTILNYLRDDTIALPKHRQEIKALMAEAKYYLIQGLVDMCQAALQDKKDLYEPVCSIPIITSPKEEERLIESSMKPVVKLLYNRSNNKYSYTSNSDDNLLKNIELFDKLSLRFNGRVLFIKDVIGDEICCWSFYGQGRKLAEVCCTSIVYATEKKQTKVEFPEARIYEETLNVLLYETPRVPDNSLLEATSRSRSQASHSEDEEGLELRERVRRIHVKRYSTYDDRQLGH, encoded by the exons ATGTCGGGGGACACATGCCTGGGCAGCGCCCTGTGCCCTGCCGCGGGACACAAGCCCAAGGCCGGCGGGCTGAAGGGCGGCAGCCTGGGCAACAAGTACGTGCGGCTCAACGTCGGGGGCTCCCTGTACTACACCACGGTGCAGGTGCTCACCAGGCACGACACCATGCTCAAGGCCATGTTCAGCGGCAGGATGGAGGTGCTCACCGACAAGGAAG GCTGGATCCTTATAGACCGTTGTGGGAAGCACTTTggaacaattttaaattatctcaGAGATGACACGATTGCACTTCCTAAACACAGGCAGGAGATCAAAGCGTTGATGGCAGAAGCCAAATACTATCTCATCCAGGGCTTAGTGGACAtgtgccaggcagccctgcag GACAAGAAAGACTTGTATGAACCTGTCTGCAGCATCCCTATTATCACCTCTCCGAAAGAAGAGGAGAGACTGATAGAGTCATCAATGAAA CCTGTTGTTAAACTGCTGTATAATAGAAGCAACAATAAGTACTCCTACACCAG tAACTCTGATGACAACTTGCTGAAGAACATCGAGCTGTTTGACAAGCTGTCCCTGCGGTTCAACGGCAGAGTGCTGTTCATCAAGGACGTGATTGGGGACGAGATCTGCTGCTGGTCCTTCTACGGGCAGGGCCGCAAGCTGGCCGAGGTGTGCTGCACCTCCATCGTCTACGCCACGGAGAAGAAGCAAACCAAG GTTGAGTTCCCTGAGGCACGGATCTATGAGGAAACACTGAATGTCCTGCTGTACGAGACACCCCGAGTCCCGGACAACTCCCTGCTGGAGGCCACGAGCCGCAGCCGCAGCCAGGCCTCGCACAGCGAGGATGAGGAGGGCCTGGAGCTGCGCGAGCGCGTGCGCCGCATCCACGTCAAGAGGTACAGCACCTACGACGACCGCCAGCTCGGCCACTag